The following are from one region of the Rhodopirellula sp. P2 genome:
- a CDS encoding sigma-54-dependent transcriptional regulator produces MHILFADDEPQLQKLMGTELPRMGYRVTVCPDGETAVEVLSKEPIDCLLVDLDMPGMSGIDVIARAREIRPEIEAVVMTGKPSQETAIEALRHGTFDYLMKPCRLADISALMGRVSERREWNRLVAALRHRLQRAEGDSNLIGENQSMHAVRKLIAKVAPTESTVLIRGETGCGKELVARAIADESLRSEQPFVAINCGALPETLIESELFGHVKGAFTGADSGRMGLFEVASGGTLFLDEVGELPLAVQAKLLRVLETGDIRRLGDNQSIKVDVRVVCATHRDLEKMVSEGTFREDLMFRINTFELQLPALRDRIDDLPALAEHLLRRHRADGGDGQLFTEAAMSELQAHQWPGNVRELANVIEHASVLCDALPIDVEHLPQHFARRQLRADLADSAPMTMREIEQLAIERSMTRHSGNKKAVAEELGVSLKTLYNKLNAASEAAEAA; encoded by the coding sequence ATGCACATTCTATTCGCGGACGACGAGCCTCAATTGCAAAAGTTGATGGGCACGGAACTGCCGCGGATGGGGTATCGCGTGACCGTGTGCCCGGACGGCGAAACCGCCGTCGAAGTGTTGTCCAAAGAACCGATCGATTGCTTGTTGGTCGACCTCGATATGCCGGGGATGAGCGGGATCGATGTGATTGCTCGCGCACGCGAAATCCGACCCGAAATCGAAGCGGTCGTGATGACGGGCAAACCCAGCCAAGAGACTGCGATCGAAGCCCTTCGTCACGGCACGTTTGACTACTTGATGAAGCCCTGTCGATTGGCGGATATCTCGGCCTTGATGGGACGCGTCAGCGAACGCCGTGAGTGGAATCGATTGGTGGCCGCGCTGCGTCATCGACTGCAGCGGGCCGAAGGTGATTCCAATTTGATTGGTGAGAACCAGTCGATGCACGCGGTTCGCAAACTGATCGCGAAGGTGGCGCCCACTGAATCGACCGTGTTGATTCGTGGCGAAACGGGATGCGGCAAGGAATTGGTCGCTCGTGCGATCGCAGATGAAAGCCTGCGAAGCGAACAACCATTCGTTGCGATCAACTGCGGTGCACTGCCAGAAACCTTGATCGAAAGTGAACTGTTCGGGCACGTCAAAGGTGCGTTCACAGGAGCGGACTCGGGACGCATGGGATTGTTCGAAGTTGCCAGTGGCGGCACGCTGTTCTTGGATGAAGTTGGCGAGTTGCCATTGGCCGTCCAAGCCAAGTTGCTTCGCGTTTTGGAAACCGGTGACATCCGCCGACTCGGCGACAATCAGAGCATCAAGGTGGATGTCCGAGTGGTCTGCGCGACTCACCGGGATCTGGAAAAGATGGTGAGTGAAGGCACGTTCCGCGAAGATTTGATGTTCCGCATCAACACGTTTGAATTGCAACTGCCGGCGCTTCGCGATCGCATCGACGATTTGCCGGCCTTGGCTGAGCACTTGCTGCGGCGGCACCGCGCCGATGGCGGCGACGGTCAGTTGTTCACCGAAGCTGCGATGTCTGAACTGCAGGCTCATCAATGGCCGGGCAATGTGCGAGAACTGGCCAACGTGATCGAGCACGCTTCGGTGCTGTGTGACGCCTTGCCAATCGATGTCGAGCATTTGCCTCAGCACTTTGCGCGACGTCAGCTTCGTGCCGACTTGGCTGATTCCGCTCCGATGACGATGCGGGAGATTGAGCAGTTGGCGATTGAGCGTTCGATGACTCGTCACAGCGGTAATAAAAAGGCCGTGGCGGAAGAGCTGGGCGTCTCGCTGAAGACGCTCTACAACAAATTGAACGCCGCGTCCGAAGCCGCCGAAGCAGCGTGA
- the lpxB gene encoding lipid-A-disaccharide synthase produces the protein MTKTIFFSVGEPSGDQHAARLIRQLTNPGGLAIRNDERIICRGFGGPSMLAAGCRVDLDLTRHAVVGIVEVLPKIREFFRFADQAEAIFRSGSVDSVVLVDFPGFNWHIAKRAKKYGIPVHYYCPPQLWAWGAWRVHKMKRTVDHVVAVLPVEESFFNQHAIPVSLVGHPFFDAVQEQQLDTAVMRRFHQQTQSGERIVAVLPGSRDHEVRSNFPIQLETIRRLHRELSETGETVRFAVAAYRDKQCLWCREQLTENDTDLPIDFYVDCTSEIIEASHCAMMVSGSVSLELLARETPAAVIYRVGRVLHAVGKRVLKIDSVTLPNLMAGRKLYPEFISVGDPAPAIDFLTETMRAMLQDSFYYAKIRRDLQQLREQHASPGASARAAELLRSRLFPVSGVAPEKNSHTAQTQTRRAA, from the coding sequence GTGACCAAGACCATCTTTTTTTCCGTCGGAGAACCGAGCGGCGACCAACACGCCGCTCGACTGATTCGCCAATTGACGAATCCAGGTGGGCTCGCGATCCGAAACGATGAACGAATCATCTGCCGCGGCTTTGGCGGCCCATCCATGCTGGCCGCGGGCTGTCGCGTTGACCTGGATCTGACCCGGCACGCTGTCGTGGGAATTGTAGAAGTCCTCCCCAAAATCCGCGAATTCTTCCGGTTCGCTGACCAGGCCGAAGCCATCTTCCGCTCCGGTTCCGTGGACTCCGTCGTCCTGGTCGACTTCCCGGGTTTCAATTGGCACATCGCCAAACGAGCCAAGAAGTACGGCATTCCCGTTCACTACTATTGCCCGCCGCAACTGTGGGCCTGGGGTGCATGGCGAGTCCACAAAATGAAACGCACCGTCGATCATGTCGTCGCGGTGCTGCCGGTCGAAGAGTCGTTCTTCAACCAGCACGCCATTCCTGTCAGCTTGGTTGGGCATCCATTCTTCGACGCTGTCCAGGAACAGCAACTCGACACCGCAGTGATGCGACGTTTCCACCAGCAAACCCAATCGGGCGAGCGAATTGTGGCCGTCCTGCCAGGATCCCGCGACCACGAAGTCCGCTCGAATTTCCCGATCCAGCTCGAGACCATTCGCCGCCTGCACCGCGAATTGAGCGAAACGGGTGAGACCGTGCGTTTCGCCGTCGCTGCCTACCGTGACAAGCAATGCCTCTGGTGCCGCGAACAGCTCACCGAAAACGACACCGACCTTCCGATTGACTTTTACGTGGACTGCACCTCGGAAATCATTGAAGCATCCCACTGTGCGATGATGGTCAGCGGCAGTGTCAGCCTCGAACTGCTGGCTCGCGAAACACCCGCCGCAGTGATTTACCGAGTCGGTCGCGTGCTGCATGCGGTCGGCAAACGCGTCCTCAAGATCGACAGCGTCACGCTTCCGAACCTGATGGCCGGGCGAAAACTCTACCCCGAGTTCATCTCGGTCGGCGACCCAGCCCCGGCGATCGATTTCTTGACTGAAACCATGCGAGCGATGCTGCAGGACAGCTTTTACTACGCAAAAATCCGACGCGATCTGCAGCAGTTGCGTGAACAGCACGCGAGCCCGGGAGCTTCCGCCCGAGCTGCAGAGCTGCTGCGATCCAGGCTATTTCCAGTGTCCGGCGTGGCACCAGAAAAGAATTCTCACACAGCGCAAACCCAAACACGACGAGCTGCGTAA
- the lpdA gene encoding dihydrolipoyl dehydrogenase: MKTARHELVILGGGPAGYVAAIRAAQLGIDVACIDDNPRFGGTCVRVGCIPSKALLESSHLYEEAQHKFADHGLNVGKLELDLGVMMKRKEKIVESLTGGIDMLFDRRGVTAYHGRGILRDAETVEITPSEGATDDQPTLVTADQIMLCPGSVPAQLPFVEEDGDRIGNSTTALSFPEVPEELVVIGGGYIGLELGSVWNRLGSHVVVLEAFDRIMPGLDKEMATLAHRSFKKQGMDIRTGTFVASAKVVPKPGDKKPCVVEIKDGDPIRCDRVLLATGRAPATKNLGLENAGVKLDERGFIQVNHQFETSVPGIYAIGDCIGGAMLAHKAMEEGVVCVEQMAGIASEMNYEVIPAIVFTHPEIAMVGKTEEELKEAGIEYKKGVCPLGANGRARTLGDIDGRVKVLADATTDRVLGVHIIGPRAGDMIAEAAAAMEFGASSEDIVHTCHAHPTLSEAVHEAAMAIDDRAIHTA, encoded by the coding sequence ATGAAAACGGCTCGTCACGAACTCGTCATTTTGGGCGGTGGCCCAGCCGGTTACGTCGCTGCCATTCGCGCAGCTCAACTGGGCATCGACGTTGCCTGCATCGACGACAACCCTCGCTTCGGCGGGACCTGTGTCCGAGTCGGTTGCATTCCCAGCAAGGCGTTGTTGGAATCGAGCCACTTGTACGAAGAAGCCCAGCACAAATTTGCGGACCACGGGCTGAACGTCGGCAAGCTGGAGTTGGACCTCGGCGTGATGATGAAACGCAAAGAGAAAATTGTCGAATCGCTGACCGGCGGCATCGACATGCTGTTCGACCGCCGTGGCGTGACCGCTTATCACGGCCGAGGCATCCTCCGCGACGCCGAAACCGTCGAAATCACCCCCAGCGAAGGGGCGACTGACGACCAACCGACCTTGGTCACCGCCGATCAAATCATGCTCTGCCCCGGCAGTGTGCCCGCCCAACTGCCGTTCGTCGAAGAAGACGGCGATCGCATCGGCAACAGCACCACCGCACTCTCCTTTCCCGAAGTGCCAGAAGAACTGGTCGTCATCGGCGGCGGCTACATCGGCTTGGAACTGGGCAGCGTCTGGAATCGACTGGGCAGCCACGTTGTTGTCCTGGAAGCCTTTGATCGCATCATGCCAGGGCTCGACAAAGAGATGGCCACCTTGGCTCATCGCAGCTTCAAAAAACAAGGCATGGACATTCGCACCGGAACGTTTGTCGCCTCCGCCAAAGTCGTTCCCAAACCGGGCGACAAGAAACCCTGTGTCGTTGAAATCAAAGACGGCGATCCAATTCGCTGCGACCGCGTCCTGCTCGCGACCGGGCGTGCTCCCGCGACCAAGAACTTGGGCCTTGAAAACGCAGGCGTGAAATTGGACGAGCGTGGCTTCATCCAAGTCAACCATCAGTTCGAAACGTCGGTCCCAGGCATCTATGCCATTGGCGATTGCATCGGCGGCGCAATGCTGGCTCACAAAGCCATGGAAGAGGGCGTCGTCTGCGTCGAACAAATGGCCGGCATCGCTTCAGAAATGAACTACGAAGTCATCCCCGCGATCGTCTTCACCCATCCCGAAATCGCGATGGTCGGCAAGACCGAAGAAGAACTGAAGGAAGCCGGCATCGAATACAAAAAGGGCGTTTGCCCTCTGGGTGCCAACGGACGCGCCCGGACGCTGGGTGACATCGACGGCCGCGTCAAAGTCCTGGCGGACGCCACGACAGACCGAGTCCTCGGCGTTCACATCATCGGCCCGCGTGCTGGCGACATGATCGCGGAAGCCGCTGCGGCCATGGAATTTGGTGCCAGCAGCGAAGACATCGTGCACACCTGCCACGCTCACCCGACGTTGTCCGAAGCGGTTCACGAAGCCGCCATGGCCATCGACGACCGAGCGATTCACACGGCGTGA
- a CDS encoding sensor histidine kinase, giving the protein MRKNRPHEAGSLAATQPPAPLFGSETDELSADGATIPISPNESASNGSDDSESGDSLFTVGDAPSPQNRGDGQEYSAEKTAAKWSTRKRRFRTDSGVWRLAPRGKFPKLTSIQGKLLTGTLVLVALVITLGGVGILGLYQYRNLADAISSRAKELPMATQMAQAAAKARDSNTRLCQMRAQATMINAFGMPHSDLQLENETFRETISELDRALETYATMVKVKVEQPQDVEAGATLINPETQHASLGTVREILNEIRDNQHNLDYLVIDRQTSRNKLDERLESLVGETRAHLVLIHSQMAAFSDHVKSRYRLGIGVAWIAFAAAMVIAGVMVWIFQTSVLAPFNNLVIGARLVARGQFEHRIDLGTGDELGELAVILNEMTDRFQNSLAHIEKMCDELDQEVKVRSQEVIRNEQLAGVGFLAAGFAHEINNPMAAIAWSAEAIESRMNDLMMLPDDERLLDGEMTENWRENLQRIEGEAFRCKSIIEKMLLFSRMGQVEKTEFDIVPLVNDVIEMVGTLGKYKCQSVRLFGDDSATVYANDQEIRQVILNLVTNALESVDCDGSVDIFISQGLKMSNVRVKDTGCGMSAEVQAHLFEPFFTRRRDGTGTGLGLSISHRIVCQHGGQLVARSEGENQGSEFELRLPVAAITEEVTSPAYESWKFQDAQQTQAA; this is encoded by the coding sequence ATGCGAAAAAACAGACCTCATGAGGCGGGCAGTCTTGCTGCAACGCAACCTCCGGCGCCTCTCTTTGGCTCCGAAACGGACGAACTCTCCGCCGACGGGGCGACCATTCCGATCTCGCCCAACGAGTCGGCGTCGAATGGCTCCGACGATTCCGAGTCAGGCGATTCACTGTTTACCGTCGGAGACGCTCCCTCCCCGCAAAATCGCGGCGACGGGCAGGAATACTCCGCCGAAAAAACTGCGGCAAAGTGGTCCACCCGAAAGCGTCGCTTCCGCACTGACTCGGGAGTCTGGCGTTTGGCGCCCCGAGGGAAGTTCCCCAAGCTGACATCGATTCAGGGCAAGTTGCTGACTGGTACGCTGGTTCTGGTCGCGTTGGTGATCACGCTGGGCGGTGTGGGGATTCTGGGGTTGTACCAATACCGGAACTTGGCCGACGCGATCAGTTCGCGAGCGAAAGAGTTGCCGATGGCAACGCAAATGGCCCAAGCCGCGGCAAAGGCTCGAGACAGCAACACGCGACTGTGTCAGATGCGAGCTCAGGCGACGATGATCAACGCATTTGGAATGCCCCACTCCGATCTGCAGTTGGAGAACGAGACATTCCGGGAAACGATCAGCGAACTCGATCGCGCCCTCGAAACCTACGCGACGATGGTGAAGGTGAAGGTTGAGCAACCGCAAGATGTGGAAGCCGGTGCCACGTTGATCAACCCGGAGACGCAGCACGCGTCGTTGGGCACGGTTCGCGAGATCCTCAACGAGATTCGAGACAACCAGCACAACCTGGACTACTTGGTCATCGACCGGCAAACCAGCCGCAACAAGCTCGATGAACGACTGGAAAGCTTGGTCGGCGAAACTCGCGCTCACTTGGTTTTGATTCACAGCCAAATGGCAGCGTTCAGCGACCACGTGAAGAGCCGCTATCGGCTCGGCATCGGCGTCGCTTGGATCGCCTTCGCGGCTGCGATGGTGATTGCGGGGGTGATGGTTTGGATCTTTCAGACCAGTGTGCTGGCACCGTTCAATAACTTGGTCATCGGTGCCCGCTTGGTCGCTCGCGGCCAGTTCGAGCATCGCATCGACCTGGGCACCGGAGACGAACTAGGTGAGCTCGCCGTGATTTTGAATGAGATGACGGATCGCTTTCAAAATAGTTTGGCGCACATTGAAAAAATGTGCGACGAATTGGACCAGGAGGTCAAGGTTCGCTCGCAAGAAGTGATTCGCAACGAGCAATTGGCCGGAGTCGGTTTTTTGGCTGCTGGTTTTGCTCACGAAATCAACAATCCAATGGCGGCGATCGCTTGGAGTGCGGAGGCGATTGAGTCACGCATGAATGACTTGATGATGTTGCCCGACGACGAGCGTTTGCTTGATGGCGAGATGACCGAGAACTGGCGTGAGAACCTGCAACGCATCGAAGGCGAAGCGTTCCGCTGCAAGTCGATCATCGAAAAGATGTTGTTGTTCAGTCGAATGGGGCAAGTCGAGAAAACCGAATTTGACATCGTTCCCTTGGTCAACGACGTGATCGAAATGGTCGGGACGTTGGGCAAGTACAAATGCCAATCTGTTCGCTTGTTCGGCGACGATTCGGCAACGGTGTATGCCAACGATCAAGAAATTCGCCAAGTCATTTTGAACCTGGTGACCAACGCGTTGGAAAGTGTGGATTGCGACGGCAGCGTCGACATCTTCATCAGCCAAGGTCTGAAAATGTCGAACGTTCGAGTGAAGGACACTGGGTGCGGGATGTCCGCCGAGGTCCAAGCTCATCTGTTCGAGCCATTCTTCACCCGCCGTCGTGATGGCACCGGCACCGGATTGGGCCTCAGTATTTCGCACCGAATCGTTTGTCAGCACGGCGGTCAATTGGTCGCTCGCAGCGAAGGCGAAAACCAAGGCAGCGAATTTGAATTGCGATTGCCCGTTGCCGCGATCACCGAAGAAGTCACCTCCCCCGCGTACGAAAGTTGGAAATTCCAAGATGCCCAGCAAACCCAAGCAGCCTAA
- a CDS encoding sulfatase family protein: MQFALRTIAIACLLFAFQLYWLGRVASADTSRPNVLIVMADDCTYNDLPMYGGENAKTPHLEELAKQGLTFDRAFLAEAICQPCRAELYSGLYPMRNGCNWNHSASRSDIESMPQHLSRQGYRVGLAGKVHVSPESAFPFEVVDGCDKNCVRNPTRPMQLDSIREFMDRDDAQPFCLVVALVEPHVPWVMGDASAYPPGKLKLPPNIGDTPETRSAFGRYLAEITYMDGQFGQIMSEVDAVGKTEETMVLFTSEQGSQFPGNKWTNYNTGVHTGLIVKWPGVVAAGTRTDALVQYADVLPMLMDIAGAEPRPEAFDGSSFAGVLRGESDVHREYAYGTHNNVPEGPPYPIRSITDGRYHYIRNLQNENLYIEKHLMGVKGKGELNNKYWQTWVYQCFDQPEILRLIQRYQLRPKEELYDLASDPYEMNNLIEDSSLAGVRHELSDELDRWMKSQGDPGAEQDTVETHRAAKAGEHRFGISPTSGRFGPR, translated from the coding sequence ATGCAATTCGCTCTTAGAACCATTGCCATCGCTTGTTTGCTGTTCGCGTTTCAGCTGTACTGGCTGGGAAGGGTGGCGTCGGCCGACACATCGCGTCCGAATGTCCTGATCGTCATGGCGGACGATTGCACGTACAACGACCTGCCCATGTACGGGGGCGAGAACGCGAAAACGCCTCACTTGGAAGAGCTCGCCAAGCAGGGCCTGACGTTCGATCGAGCGTTCCTGGCCGAGGCGATTTGCCAGCCCTGCCGTGCGGAGCTGTATTCGGGGTTGTACCCGATGCGGAACGGTTGCAACTGGAACCACTCCGCCAGTCGCAGTGACATTGAGAGCATGCCGCAGCATCTTTCGCGGCAGGGGTATCGGGTGGGGTTGGCCGGCAAGGTTCATGTCTCACCTGAGTCGGCGTTTCCGTTCGAGGTGGTGGATGGTTGCGACAAGAACTGCGTCCGAAATCCGACTCGACCGATGCAGCTCGATTCCATTCGTGAGTTCATGGATCGCGATGACGCTCAGCCGTTTTGCTTGGTGGTTGCGTTGGTGGAACCGCATGTGCCTTGGGTGATGGGTGACGCCAGTGCGTATCCGCCTGGAAAGCTGAAGTTACCGCCCAACATTGGCGACACGCCGGAGACCCGGTCCGCGTTCGGTCGCTACTTGGCGGAGATCACTTACATGGATGGCCAGTTCGGGCAAATCATGAGCGAGGTGGATGCGGTTGGAAAGACAGAGGAGACGATGGTGTTGTTCACCTCCGAGCAAGGCTCGCAGTTCCCCGGCAACAAATGGACGAACTACAACACGGGCGTGCACACAGGGTTGATTGTGAAGTGGCCCGGCGTCGTTGCCGCAGGAACGAGGACGGATGCACTGGTGCAGTACGCGGATGTGTTGCCGATGTTGATGGACATCGCAGGGGCGGAACCTCGCCCCGAGGCGTTTGATGGATCCAGCTTCGCCGGTGTGCTTCGCGGTGAGAGCGATGTGCATCGCGAATATGCCTATGGGACTCACAACAATGTTCCCGAGGGACCGCCCTATCCCATTCGATCGATCACCGATGGCCGGTACCACTACATTCGCAATTTGCAGAACGAGAACCTGTACATCGAAAAGCACTTGATGGGCGTCAAGGGCAAGGGGGAGCTGAACAACAAGTACTGGCAAACGTGGGTGTACCAATGCTTTGACCAGCCCGAGATTCTGCGGCTGATTCAGCGGTACCAGTTGCGTCCCAAGGAGGAGCTTTACGATCTGGCCAGCGATCCCTATGAGATGAACAACTTGATCGAGGATTCAAGTTTGGCCGGAGTCCGTCACGAGCTCAGTGACGAGCTGGATCGATGGATGAAATCGCAAGGGGATCCAGGGGCGGAGCAAGACACGGTTGAAACTCACCGAGCGGCCAAGGCGGGCGAACATCGATTTGGAATTTCGCCGACCTCGGGTCGATTCGGCCCACGATGA
- a CDS encoding phosphatidylglycerophosphatase and protein-tyrosine phosphatase 1 family protein, translating into MSGSIASGWLRRLYARVVFLPTLWWNMLLGRVLKVRNWFDWIDPLVIVGARPFARDVEELAKLNVGGVVNTCEEYCGPVEEYAKHGIEQLHLPITDFTHPSLQDVTTGVAFVQRHVENGKAVYIHCKAGRARSATIAICWLIAHKGMTPDEAQAWLLKKRPHINPRLTQRPVVQQFAREFQTSTK; encoded by the coding sequence GTGAGCGGGTCCATTGCATCCGGCTGGCTGAGAAGGCTGTACGCCCGCGTCGTGTTCCTCCCGACGCTGTGGTGGAACATGCTGCTCGGGCGAGTCCTCAAAGTCCGCAATTGGTTTGACTGGATCGATCCCTTGGTGATCGTTGGAGCCCGGCCGTTCGCTCGCGATGTCGAGGAATTGGCAAAGCTCAACGTCGGCGGAGTCGTCAACACCTGCGAAGAGTACTGTGGCCCAGTCGAGGAGTACGCCAAGCACGGCATCGAGCAGCTGCACCTTCCGATCACGGACTTCACGCACCCCAGTCTTCAGGACGTCACGACTGGAGTCGCCTTCGTCCAACGCCATGTTGAAAACGGCAAAGCGGTCTACATCCACTGCAAAGCCGGCCGTGCTCGCAGTGCCACCATCGCCATCTGCTGGTTGATCGCTCACAAAGGCATGACGCCCGACGAAGCCCAAGCCTGGCTGCTGAAAAAGCGACCGCACATCAACCCGCGACTGACGCAGCGACCGGTGGTTCAACAGTTCGCTCGCGAGTTTCAAACGTCGACGAAATGA